The Salmo trutta chromosome 22, fSalTru1.1, whole genome shotgun sequence genome contains the following window.
tccctccatcagtgctcagactgtccgcaataggctgagagaggatggactgagggcatgtaggcctgttgtaaggcaggtcctcaccagacatcaccggcaacaatgtcgcctatgggcacaaacccaccgtcgctggaccagacaggactggcaaacagtgctcttcactgatgagtcgcggttttgtcttaccaggggtgatggtcagatttgtgtttatcgttgaaggtatgagcattacaccgaggcctgtactctggagcgggatcgattttgaggtggagggtccgtcgtggtctggggcggtgtgtcacagcatcatcggactgagcttgttgtcatcgcagacaatctcaacgctgtgcgttacagggaagacatcctcctccctcatgtggtacccttcctgcaggctcatcctgacatgaccctccagcatgacagtgccacCAACCACattgctcattctgtgcgtgatttcctgcaagacaggaatgtcaatgttctgccatggccagcgaagagcccggatctcaatcccattgagcacgtctgggacctgttggatcggagggtgagggctagggccattccccccagaaatgtccgggaacttgcagttgccttggtggaagagtggggtaacatttcatagcaagaactggcaaatctggtgcagtccatgaggaggagatgcactgcagtacttaacgcagctggtggccacaccagatactgactgttacttttgattttgagccccctttgttcagggacacattattccctttctgttagtcacagtttatgtctcagttgttgaatcttgttatgttcatacaaacatttacacatgttaggtttgctgaaaataaacgcagttcacagtgagaggatgtttttttttttgctgagtttctgTGTTACTGACTCTAGCAAAAGAAACTGCCAAATTACCATCATGAGGAAGATTTCTCACCTGGACACTGGGCTGGATCTGAAGCTGCTgctgttgtggtggtggttgctGCTGTTGcagctgttgttgctgctgctgcggTTGTTGTTGTGGAACCATGGATGGGGCCATGTTCTGCCCCGTGTTCTGGGTGTGCTGGGAGCTCATCGATTGCTGTTGGATACAAGCACAGGAACTACATTAGGAACCAAATCACTATCAAATATAGAGAGGCTTGACCGCAAGCTGAAAGAAACCCACTCTGACCTGACTGCTGATGGATGATCTTCGCTGTGATGTCATCTCAATAGCAGAGACGGACTGGCATCCCGGTGTACCCCTGTCTGTTTTAAGCTTAGGTGCtgagaaggaaaaaacaaacaccTTACTCTTAGGATCAAAGAAGCTCTCAGGACAGATGACATCATATTAGACAAGATGGATGTAGTAACGTCATGTGGTCAGCGCTTACAGGCTGGGTTGGAGATGGCAGTGTGGGACGAGGACTTGCGGGAGCTGTGTGAGGAGGCCGAGGGCGTGCGGCTGCGGTCAAAGCCCTCTAGGGCCTCCTTCAGACTGGAGGTGTTGAGCTGGTGTTGAGACTCAGAACCAGAGTCCTGAGACTGCTGTGagatgagagagcagagagaacagtcagtaGAGACTCACTACTAGAACTCCCAAGCCTTGTTAGGACACTTGGGAAATacatccttccttcctcctttGCATGAGGTAATCACTGATCTAACACAGTTGGATTGGTGAAAAGAAGGATCGTACAACTGGGATTGAAGGACGCATTCAAAACCCATAACCCCGCTGTTTGCTCACCAAAGATGTTTTATCATCATCCTTGTTGTCTGAGCACTTAACCATGTCTTACTCCAGTGAGAGTCACAGACAGTGAGACATCTTATCCCTTAAACTGAACAAGACCTCATTAACCAAACTCAGCCACCTCTTTATTCCTGGACTCAGTGATTTCTTATATTCAGCAAGTTCTCACATTGGTCTGATGTGTCTCACCTTATCTACCGCAGAGATCTCTGGCGGTGACTCCTCAACAATCCCCAGCTCTCTGCGCTGTTCAGCCCTCACCTCAGCATAGCTGCTCcacaagagagagacagggttgaaCATCATGCCTGATGGTAGTGTATGTGATAGTGTTTAGGATATCAATGCAATACTGCTGGTTATATGTGGTATGACTGACACATTGATAGTTGTTGCGAGATATGCATATGAATATCCTTTTTTGTGATTAGTCAATCTTCACCTGACGACAGTGTGCGTGCAGACGATGAACTCGGGCCTGGAGTTCCACTGGTGGTAGGTGATGTAGTAATGGGTCTGGAGCCAGATCCACTGCTGCCCTTTGGTGAGAAACCTGTAGTAGCACGATTTCCCCTTCCCATACTGCATTACTGCAGaacaaagcaagagagagagaggagaaagatgatGTCACAGATCTGTACATGGGACAGTAAAAGACAAACACACTCATAAAATGTGCActtacaaaatacaaaaatgcgACAAAAAAATGACTCACAGTGTTCGTGGCATTTGGCCAgtgtctccaggtcatctacgTGGTAGTAGTCATATCCAGATGTACCCAGAACCTCAAACGGCAGGTAACCTATTATGGGCGGAGCCCTGGGGAGATAAACAAGCAATGTTATTAATGTGACAGCATAACCCATTCAAATACAATGATATACAGTTTCTCAGCCTTTTAAGCAGTAATAACACATTAAAACCCCATACAAAGCATTGTATTACCCTCTGGACAGTGTCTACAAAGGTCCGTATAATAGAGGTTTTCAGTAGCAGTGAAACACTAAGTACTCCATCTAGTGCAGTTGCTCCCAAACGGTTGAGACTCAGAGCTGTCTCCTCTAGAGAGCAAGCCGACTGACTGGCCCAGATATAGAACACAGCAGCCAGCTAACAGAGTTGAACCAAACACACTCTCACTGGGACTGTGTTCTGACTGCTGTGCTGTGTCTCACACAGCTAGAGGCTAACTCTCTCTTGCATGACATAGGCaagtaagcacacacacagacatggataTAGACAGCACACATTACCTGTGGTCCAAGAAGAGGAACTTCCATTCTAAGCTGTGTCTAGAGGTGAATTCTTCATTGGGTTCTTCAACAGTGCACATCTCCTGTGGGGTGAGTGAGGAAAAACTAGATGTTTACATCTCATAAAAGAAAATAATTTACAGTGCTCCTACTAAGAACACTTTACAGTACAACATAAGACATACTTGGTTACCTAGCTACCGAAATATGCCGTCTGTGATATATAAGTCTCTAGAATTCCAATTGTCTTACCTTGATAAACTGTGGTTTGGCTAATCTCACAGTTGCTATGAAACAGACTCGGTCCTCAAAAGCGGGCCGGAGTGACCGCTGGATCACCCCTTCCAAGCCATTTCGAGTTGAGTTAGGCACTATAGGAGAAAGGGAAAATTACAACTTAGTCATTGTTGCCTTTTGGTCGGTCTAAGTGCATTTATGGTCACAAACCAAATACAGACCAGCTACTTGTGTACTACATTCAAAGCCTCATTTTTCCTAAATGAATATAATGAAAATTTACCATTATTCAGGGACTTGAAGTTTCCGATGAACTTAACATACTCATACACAGGAGGCTCTTTGGGGTCGATCGTCCCTCGGAGCATGTGGCAACAGAATTCTAACTGGTTTTTCGCTGAAAACAAATGAAATCATACAATAAAGCAGAGTACAATTTGATAGACTTGGTTTAAATAAACTCATCTAGTTCTGAAACAAATCATCTGTTCATGGCATGCTGTGGCCAAATAAACTTGACATAGGCCATTTAGACCATGAACATGATAGAAACTACTAGACAATACTGAAACACCTTCAGTACTTACTCTTGAGATACTCTGGCGTTAGCGTCTCTCCCTCCAGTATGTGAGACGACAGGGCTTTATACACGTCTGAATGTTCCACCAGGGGCAGGAAGTTCAACAGGTTCTGATCCACCAGGTCAgactgaaacaaacacacacatgtatgtCATCCTTGGTCATAGATGTCAACCTTACATAGTGTAGGCATTAACTCATGTATATGTATGGAGTGAATACTTACAGGAAGATGTTCCAGTAGAGATGTAACACTCTCTGAGACATAGATTATGTTCCCATCTGTCATAATTGCTAGGAAGAAGCCATCTAATGCCTAACAGATACAAAACAGTGTGTTAAAACACCATCTACTTGCAAAATAGAATGTGAGAAAGTGAACTATGTAGAAAACAGGTACCATTGCGCTCAACCTTGAACTTGAATAGTCCTTGGTGCGTTAAACcaaaaagggtgggggggttttCTTGCTTACACAGCAGGCAGGGAAAAAAATTCACAGACGTTTCGTTGTCAACCTTCTTCAGTTAACTACAAAAACAGTACAGAATGTTGCTACTGATATCCTTGGATTGACATCCTTTCTTTCTAGATACTTCTTAGTGAAAGGATGTGCAAACTACTGTACTTTCAGTGTGTCAAGTGCCACTGACCTCCAGCATCAGCTGTGTGAACTCTTCATTACTAAGAAAAGGAGGTTTCCAGTCCTGTCGGATCTCACTCGACTCTGACTGCGCAGCTATTTCTGACAGAAACACAGATGGGGGAGTAACTAATGTGAAATACTCAGACAGCTTGGTAAAAACACAGAAATGTTCCTATTCTTCCAGACATGTTGATATCCGAGggctaggaggaggagaggtcctTACCTTTATGCTTGCGCAGGAAGTCGATGCTCTTCTGTAAGATGGTGGACTTGTCCATCTTCCGGGTGTTACCTGGCAGCATGGTACCCAGCTCCTTGATGAGGACATTGAACTGGTCCCTGCGCTTCTTCTCAGACTTGTTACGGGATACTCTGGAGGGTTGGACATGAGAAAGAAGAATACACATACTAAGATgccaacaaaaacaacacaatgattacaggcaacattcgcactgagctaaagggtagagctgccactttcaaggagcgggactctaacccggaagcttataagaaatcccgctatgccctcagacgaaccattaaacaggcaaagcgtcaatacaggactaagatcgaatcgtactacaccggctcagatgctcgttggatgtggcagggcttgcaaactattagagaCTACAATGGGAAGCACAGTCGAGAGCTGCccggtgacacgagcctaccagacgagctaaataactttttTGCTCGtgtcgaggcaagtaacactgaaacttgcatgagagcatcagttgttccggacgactgtgtgatcatgctcccCGCAGCCGATGTgtataagacctttaaacaggtcaacattcacaaggccgcagggccagacggattaccaggacgtgtactccaagcatgcgcagaccaactggcaagtgtctttactgacattttcaacctctccctgtctgagtctataataccaacatgtttcaagcagaccaccatagtccctttgcccaagaacactaaggtaacctgcctaaatgactaccgaccc
Protein-coding sequences here:
- the LOC115158534 gene encoding circadian locomoter output cycles protein kaput-like isoform X3, translated to MVGCLFFRDDASSIFDGLMEEDEKDKAKRVSRNKSEKKRRDQFNVLIKELGTMLPGNTRKMDKSTILQKSIDFLRKHKEIAAQSESSEIRQDWKPPFLSNEEFTQLMLEDYSSSRLSAMALDGFFLAIMTDGNIIYVSESVTSLLEHLPSDLVDQNLLNFLPLVEHSDVYKALSSHILEGETLTPEYLKTKNQLEFCCHMLRGTIDPKEPPVYEYVKFIGNFKSLNNVPNSTRNGLEGVIQRSLRPAFEDRVCFIATVRLAKPQFIKEMCTVEEPNEEFTSRHSLEWKFLFLDHRAPPIIGYLPFEVLGTSGYDYYHVDDLETLAKCHEHLMQYGKGKSCYYRFLTKGQQWIWLQTHYYITYHQWNSRPEFIVCTHTVVSYAEVRAEQRRELGIVEESPPEISAVDKQSQDSGSESQHQLNTSSLKEALEGFDRSRTPSASSHSSRKSSSHTAISNPASPKLKTDRGTPGCQSVSAIEMTSQRRSSISSQQSMSSQHTQNTGQNMAPSMVPQQQPQQQQQQLQQQQPPPQQQQLQIQPSVQFSTQLDAMQHLKDQLEQRTRLIEANIQRQQLELRQIQEELNKVQGHGLQMFLQPGTSGLSLGSVQLAHGTTMQPGGALTMQGQVVSAGSLQGSTPQQHTVQQQPQQQSQPQQQNLLRDTSSVLSQSSVRSTHSLPPQQSALPASLYNTMMISQPNQANVVQIATSLAQNSSNNTAAMANFAQDRSGQIRFPAGSQLLTKLVTGPMACGAVMVPTTMFMGQVVTAFAPQQGQTQTISIAQQQPQQQEQQAQSQAEATQQGLAQQQTQFLQGPRLLHGNQSTQLILQTAFPLQQQGAFASTQHQQQQQLQQQHQQQQQQLQQQQQQQQQQLQQQQQQEQQLASHRADSMSGRSSTQPQ
- the LOC115158534 gene encoding circadian locomoter output cycles protein kaput-like isoform X6 — translated: MALDGFFLAIMTDGNIIYVSESVTSLLEHLPSDLVDQNLLNFLPLVEHSDVYKALSSHILEGETLTPEYLKTKNQLEFCCHMLRGTIDPKEPPVYEYVKFIGNFKSLNNVPNSTRNGLEGVIQRSLRPAFEDRVCFIATVRLAKPQFIKEMCTVEEPNEEFTSRHSLEWKFLFLDHRAPPIIGYLPFEVLGTSGYDYYHVDDLETLAKCHEHLMQYGKGKSCYYRFLTKGQQWIWLQTHYYITYHQWNSRPEFIVCTHTVVSYAEVRAEQRRELGIVEESPPEISAVDKQSQDSGSESQHQLNTSSLKEALEGFDRSRTPSASSHSSRKSSSHTAISNPASPKLKTDRGTPGCQSVSAIEMTSQRRSSISSQQSMSSQHTQNTGQNMAPSMVPQQQPQQQQQQLQQQQPPPQQQQLQIQPSVQFSTQLDAMQHLKDQLEQRTRLIEANIQRQQLELRQIQEELNKVQGHGLQMFLQPGTSGLSLGSVQLAHGTTMQPGGALTMQGQVVSAGSLQGSTPQQHTVQQQPQQQSQPQQQNLLRDTSSVLSQSSVRSTHSLPPQQSALPASLYNTMMISQPNQANVVQIATSLAQNSSNNTAAMANFAQDRSGQIRYTMPPTGFPAGSQLLTKLVTGPMACGAVMVPTTMFMGQVVTAFAPQQGQTQTISIAQQQPQQQEQQAQSQAEATQQGLAQQQTQFLQGPRLLHGNQSTQLILQTAFPLQQQGAFASTQHQQQQQLQQQHQQQQQQLQQQQQQQQQQLQQQQQQEQQLASHRADSMSGRSSTQPQ
- the LOC115158534 gene encoding circadian locomoter output cycles protein kaput-like isoform X1; amino-acid sequence: MVGCLFFRDDASSIFDGLMEEDEKDKAKRVSRNKSEKKRRDQFNVLIKELGTMLPGNTRKMDKSTILQKSIDFLRKHKEIAAQSESSEIRQDWKPPFLSNEEFTQLMLEDYSSSRLSAMALDGFFLAIMTDGNIIYVSESVTSLLEHLPSDLVDQNLLNFLPLVEHSDVYKALSSHILEGETLTPEYLKTKNQLEFCCHMLRGTIDPKEPPVYEYVKFIGNFKSLNNVPNSTRNGLEGVIQRSLRPAFEDRVCFIATVRLAKPQFIKEMCTVEEPNEEFTSRHSLEWKFLFLDHRAPPIIGYLPFEVLGTSGYDYYHVDDLETLAKCHEHLMQYGKGKSCYYRFLTKGQQWIWLQTHYYITYHQWNSRPEFIVCTHTVVSYAEVRAEQRRELGIVEESPPEISAVDKQSQDSGSESQHQLNTSSLKEALEGFDRSRTPSASSHSSRKSSSHTAISNPASPKLKTDRGTPGCQSVSAIEMTSQRRSSISSQQSMSSQHTQNTGQNMAPSMVPQQQPQQQQQQLQQQQPPPQQQQLQIQPSVQFSTQLDAMQHLKDQLEQRTRLIEANIQRQQLELRQIQEELNKVQGHGLQMFLQPGTSGLSLGSVQLAHGTTMQPGGALTMQGQVVSAGSLQGSTPQQHTVQQQPQQQSQPQQQNLLRDTSSVLSQSSVRSTHSLPPQQSALPASLYNTMMISQPNQANVVQIATSLAQNSSNNTAAMANFAQDRSGQIRYTMPPTGFPAGSQLLTKLVTGPMACGAVMVPTTMFMGQVVTAFAPQQGQTQTISIAQQQPQQQEQQAQSQAEATQQGLAQQQTQFLQGPRLLHGNQSTQLILQTAFPLQQQGAFASTQHQQQQQLQQQHQQQQQQLQQQQQQQQQQLQQQQQQEQQLASHRADSMSGRSSTQPQ
- the LOC115158534 gene encoding circadian locomoter output cycles protein kaput-like isoform X2, giving the protein MTSSIGGDDASSIFDGLMEEDEKDKAKRVSRNKSEKKRRDQFNVLIKELGTMLPGNTRKMDKSTILQKSIDFLRKHKEIAAQSESSEIRQDWKPPFLSNEEFTQLMLEDYSSSRLSAMALDGFFLAIMTDGNIIYVSESVTSLLEHLPSDLVDQNLLNFLPLVEHSDVYKALSSHILEGETLTPEYLKTKNQLEFCCHMLRGTIDPKEPPVYEYVKFIGNFKSLNNVPNSTRNGLEGVIQRSLRPAFEDRVCFIATVRLAKPQFIKEMCTVEEPNEEFTSRHSLEWKFLFLDHRAPPIIGYLPFEVLGTSGYDYYHVDDLETLAKCHEHLMQYGKGKSCYYRFLTKGQQWIWLQTHYYITYHQWNSRPEFIVCTHTVVSYAEVRAEQRRELGIVEESPPEISAVDKQSQDSGSESQHQLNTSSLKEALEGFDRSRTPSASSHSSRKSSSHTAISNPASPKLKTDRGTPGCQSVSAIEMTSQRRSSISSQQSMSSQHTQNTGQNMAPSMVPQQQPQQQQQQLQQQQPPPQQQQLQIQPSVQFSTQLDAMQHLKDQLEQRTRLIEANIQRQQLELRQIQEELNKVQGHGLQMFLQPGTSGLSLGSVQLAHGTTMQPGGALTMQGQVVSAGSLQGSTPQQHTVQQQPQQQSQPQQQNLLRDTSSVLSQSSVRSTHSLPPQQSALPASLYNTMMISQPNQANVVQIATSLAQNSSNNTAAMANFAQDRSGQIRYTMPPTGFPAGSQLLTKLVTGPMACGAVMVPTTMFMGQVVTAFAPQQGQTQTISIAQQQPQQQEQQAQSQAEATQQGLAQQQTQFLQGPRLLHGNQSTQLILQTAFPLQQQGAFASTQHQQQQQLQQQHQQQQQQLQQQQQQQQQQLQQQQQQEQQLASHRADSMSGRSSTQPQ
- the LOC115158534 gene encoding circadian locomoter output cycles protein kaput-like isoform X4; amino-acid sequence: MVGCLFFRDDASSIFDGLMEEDEKDKAKRVSRNKSEKKRRDQFNVLIKELGTMLPGNTRKMDKSTILQKSIDFLRKHKEIAAQSESSEIRQDWKPPFLSNEEFTQLMLEALDGFFLAIMTDGNIIYVSESVTSLLEHLPSDLVDQNLLNFLPLVEHSDVYKALSSHILEGETLTPEYLKTKNQLEFCCHMLRGTIDPKEPPVYEYVKFIGNFKSLNNVPNSTRNGLEGVIQRSLRPAFEDRVCFIATVRLAKPQFIKEMCTVEEPNEEFTSRHSLEWKFLFLDHRAPPIIGYLPFEVLGTSGYDYYHVDDLETLAKCHEHLMQYGKGKSCYYRFLTKGQQWIWLQTHYYITYHQWNSRPEFIVCTHTVVSYAEVRAEQRRELGIVEESPPEISAVDKQSQDSGSESQHQLNTSSLKEALEGFDRSRTPSASSHSSRKSSSHTAISNPASPKLKTDRGTPGCQSVSAIEMTSQRRSSISSQQSMSSQHTQNTGQNMAPSMVPQQQPQQQQQQLQQQQPPPQQQQLQIQPSVQFSTQLDAMQHLKDQLEQRTRLIEANIQRQQLELRQIQEELNKVQGHGLQMFLQPGTSGLSLGSVQLAHGTTMQPGGALTMQGQVVSAGSLQGSTPQQHTVQQQPQQQSQPQQQNLLRDTSSVLSQSSVRSTHSLPPQQSALPASLYNTMMISQPNQANVVQIATSLAQNSSNNTAAMANFAQDRSGQIRYTMPPTGFPAGSQLLTKLVTGPMACGAVMVPTTMFMGQVVTAFAPQQGQTQTISIAQQQPQQQEQQAQSQAEATQQGLAQQQTQFLQGPRLLHGNQSTQLILQTAFPLQQQGAFASTQHQQQQQLQQQHQQQQQQLQQQQQQQQQQLQQQQQQEQQLASHRADSMSGRSSTQPQ
- the LOC115158534 gene encoding circadian locomoter output cycles protein kaput-like isoform X5 is translated as MVGCLFFRDDASSIFDGLMEEDEKDKAKRVSRNKSEKKRRDQFNVLIKELGTMLPGNTRKMDKSTILQKSIDFLRKHKEIAAQSESSEIRQDWKPPFLSNEEFTQLMLEALDGFFLAIMTDGNIIYVSESVTSLLEHLPSDLVDQNLLNFLPLVEHSDVYKALSSHILEGETLTPEYLKTKNQLEFCCHMLRGTIDPKEPPVYEYVKFIGNFKSLNNVPNSTRNGLEGVIQRSLRPAFEDRVCFIATVRLAKPQFIKEMCTVEEPNEEFTSRHSLEWKFLFLDHRAPPIIGYLPFEVLGTSGYDYYHVDDLETLAKCHEHLMQYGKGKSCYYRFLTKGQQWIWLQTHYYITYHQWNSRPEFIVCTHTVVSYAEVRAEQRRELGIVEESPPEISAVDKQSQDSGSESQHQLNTSSLKEALEGFDRSRTPSASSHSSRKSSSHTAISNPASPKLKTDRGTPGCQSVSAIEMTSQRRSSISSQQSMSSQHTQNTGQNMAPSMVPQQQPQQQQQQLQQQQPPPQQQQLQIQPSVQFSTQLDAMQHLKDQLEQRTRLIEANIQRQQLELRQIQEELNKVQGHGLQMFLQPGTSGLSLGSVQLAHGTTMQPGGALTMQGQVVSAGSLQGSTPQQHTVQQQPQQQSQPQQQNLLRDTSSVLSQSSVRSTHSLPPQQSALPASLYNTMMISQPNQANVVQIATSLAQNSSNNTAAMANFAQDRSGQIRFPAGSQLLTKLVTGPMACGAVMVPTTMFMGQVVTAFAPQQGQTQTISIAQQQPQQQEQQAQSQAEATQQGLAQQQTQFLQGPRLLHGNQSTQLILQTAFPLQQQGAFASTQHQQQQQLQQQHQQQQQQLQQQQQQQQQQLQQQQQQEQQLASHRADSMSGRSSTQPQ